Proteins encoded in a region of the Octopus sinensis linkage group LG8, ASM634580v1, whole genome shotgun sequence genome:
- the LOC115215166 gene encoding uncharacterized protein LOC115215166, with amino-acid sequence MEKDAGTVSVDVNQSAATYESLVTPSAATYESLITPDRVERPDHIPVFAEDEDGYYRGKNKFNAHKKYVPKISYRHFSLPFRRRELVVLCSGCLLMCIALTLIITGAIRVHGCSCPDFMKCFGGSDMSSYSEDDIHLIPLRNLRNLTGSTLMDFNYALEKPCKQSSTGGVNGSMEGDSSYAVDGDFKTCSRTDVEHRPYWQVNLNKVRQIRKVILISKDTHTSPQRFDVHVGTSPNVTENQVCKRYHSVPSTPLATIFCEEDLSGRYVGIILNGTNENGTGSLVLCEVIIYQE; translated from the exons ATGGAGAAAGACGCTGGTACTGTGTCAGTAGATGTGAACCAATCAGCGGCGACGTACGAATCCCTGGTTACGCCATCGGCAGCAACGTATGAATCACTGATAACACCCGATCGTGTTGAACGACCCGATCACATTCCGGTATTTGCTGAAGACGAAGACGGATATTACCGAGGCAAAAACAAATTCAACGCACACAAAAAATATGTACCCAAGATATCGTACAGACATTTTTCCCTGCCCTTTCGTCGACGGGAACTTGTCGTCCTCTGTTCAGGATGTCTACTCATGTGTATTGCACTCACGCTGATAATCACCGGAGCCATTCGAGTGCACGGCTGTAGTTGTCCG GATTTCATGAAATGTTTCGGCGGAAGTGATATGTCCTCCTATTCTGAAGACGACATTCATTTGATACCATTAAGGAATCTTCGGAATCTAACAG GTAGCACGCTAATGGACTTCAACTATGCCCTGGAAAAGCCATGTAAACAGTCTTCCACAGGCGGAGTGAACGGCAGCATGGAGGGAGATTCCAGTTATGCAGTAGACGGAGATTTTAAAACCTGTTCACGAACTG ATGTTGAACATCGCCCATATTGGCAAGTGAATTTGAACAAGGTGCGGCAAATACGTAAAGTTATTCTAATAagcaaagacactcacacat CTCCGCAACGATTCGACGTACATGTTGGAACCAGCCCGAACGTAACTGAAAACCAAGTTTGTAAGCGATATCACAGTGTTCCGTCAACTCCACTTGCCACTATATTCTGTGAAGAAGATTTGAGTGGAAG